The Rhodopirellula halodulae DNA segment CTCGCATCAGGAATTGCCCACGAAATCAACACGCCTCTCCAAAGCATCACTGGAAACGTCGAGTTCATTCAAGACTTCCAGTCAAACATCCAACACATTCTGACGGAACTTTCGGCCCCGACCTGCAGCGATGCTCAACGCAAAGAATTGGCATCGCAGATCGGAACTCGGCGTTGGTCGCGATGGATCAACGAAAGCGGGGAGGCTCTCGAAGAAACACAAGATTCCATCGGTCGAATTGTCAGCATCGTCAACGCGATGCGAGTGCTCACTCATCCCGGCGCGAACACAAAGGCCAGCGCGAACCTGAACGAAGTCATCCGCAATGCCGCCGCAATTTCACGTCCCCGCTGGCGAGACGCAGCCGCGATTCACTGGGGCTTGTGTGAATCGGAACCGCTGATCGAATGCCATGCCAACGAACTGGCCCAAGTTTTCTGCAACCTGTTTGTCAACGCTGGGGACGCCATTCGTGAGAAAATGCGTGAACAGAATAGCGATTGCCTCGGTGAAATTCGCGTGGTGACAACCGTCGACAGCAACGGACTGAAAATCGCGATTTCGGACACCGGAAACGGGATGCCCGAATCCGTCCGCCGACGCTGCTTCGAACAGTTCTTCACCACCAAACCCGTGGGACAAGGCACGGGGCAGGGTCTCTCGATCGCCTATCAAATCATCGTGGACCGCCACGGAGGAACCATGGAAGTGACATCGGACGGATCCAACGGGACTCAGTTCGACATCTGGATTCCGGCGGAAGGCATGTCGAGCAACCGGGACGCTCAATCGAACAATCCATCAACGCAATGTGTCGACCAATCGTGCTAACGCTGCCATCCATCGTGACCTGAACGCAAGTTTCGGATGGCTTAAAACAGCGTGTAGATGAATGGGGCGGCACCGCTGGTTGCCATGATGCTGATCACCCCGACCAGCAACAGTGAACCAAGCAACGGGATCAGCCACCACTTCTTGTTCTCCCGCAAAAAGAAGAAGAACTCCTGCACCAATCCCACCTCCTGTTGCTGGGATTCTCGTTCGAAGGCATCGGACGAATTGGATTCAGATGGCGATTCGTTGTCGGTCATGGATTCGTCAGAATTGCTTGAAGTATTGTTCTGCGGCGACGTCTTGTTTTCGGTCTTGCCAGGTGCTCGCGTGGTGTCTCTCACGCAAACGCAACGCATCATGCCCCACCACACGCAGCGCCATTGCCAAAGGTGTCAACACGACGAAGTAGATGGCACCAAACAACAGATGCCCGACCAAAAACGCGAGCGGGAAGGTGAGCCACTGCCAACCGCGAATGATTTTTTCCTGGGTGGCGGGCAGTGCATAGTACACCGAGGTCGTGACCACGGCGCATCCAACCAACAACGCCGAGGGCCAAACACCCAACGACCGCGACAACCAAGCGAATATCAGCAATAGCAACCCCAGCGAAGCTCCAAACCACCGTCGCATGGATGGACTGGGCGCGGCCGATAGATCAATCAAAGGCATGACGAGACCTCAATCCGGGGCAAGATCACTCAGGTAGGTCTGACTGGACTCCACCGCCGCAGTCGGCTGCTCACTCCGGAGCATCAAATGGTTACCAACCACCAAAGCATCCATCTGCGTTGCCAGAAAACAACGATAGGCGTCCGCTGCCGTGCGAACGATCGGCTCGCCACGAACGTTGAAACTGGTGTTGATCAACGCTGGGCAACCGGTCCGATCGTGAAACGCTTTCAACAAGGCATGAAACCTTGGGTGCCGCTGTTGGCTGACCGTTTGGACGCGTGCGGAGTAGTCGAGGTGGGTGATCGCTGGCAAATCACTCCGCACTTGTTTGACTCGTTCGATTCCACTTGCCTCCGCGGTCGACTTTCGACGATCAGGATTCACATCGAACGTGAACAGCATGTAAGGGCTCTCGACATCTTCGGGCACTTCAAAACACTCCGAAGCATGCTCCTTCAACACCGACGGTGCGAATGGACGGAAGGATTCTCGATACTTGATCTTCAAATTCATCGTCGTCTGCATTTCAGAATCGCGGGGATCTCCCAAAATGCTGCGGGCTCCCAAGGACCTCGGACCAAATTCCATCTTTCCTTGAACCCAACCCACCACGTTTCCCGTGGCCAATAGCTCGGCAACTTCACGATCCAAATTCGCGGGATCGTCGAACGATCTCACAACGGCGCCCTGTGACTTCAGTTGCTGGATCTCTTCGTCTTCATCAATGGCGGGTCCCAACAGAGTTCCCCGCTGAGCGTCCGAGGGATTGACGGCACGTTCGTTCCGCAGCAATTCATGCCAGATCAACCAAGCCACGCCTAGCGCGCCACCGGCGTCGCCCGCAGCCGGTTGAACCCAGATCCGGTCGAACGGACCTTCACGAAGCAATCGTCCGTTGGCGACACAATTCAATGCGACACCACCTGCCAAGCACAACGAATGTAACTTGGTTTGTTCGTGGACGTATCTCGCCAATCCAAGCACCAACTCTTCCGTGACCAACTGAATACTCGCGGCGATATCCATGTCGACTTGCCGGACCGGAGCCTCCGGTTCACGACGCTGCACGCTCAGCAAACGTTCCAGTGCAGCACCCGTCATCCGCAGCGTGTGCGGAAACGTGAAGAAGTCCATGTTCAATGAATAGCTGCCATCCTCGTGCTGGCATACCAATCGATCACGAATGACCTCCGCGAATTTTGGCTCGCCGTAAGGTGCCAACCCCATCAGTTTGTATTCGCCGGAGTTGACGCGGAACCCACAGAAATAGGTGAAAGCGGAATACAACAATCCAAGCGAATGCGGAAAGCGAATCTCTTGCTTCAAACGCAAACGCGCCCCTTCACCAACACCCCAACTCGTGGTTGCCCACTCGCCAACACCATCAATCGTCAGCACGGCGGCCCGCTCAAACGGACTGGGATAGTATGCACTCGCCGCGTGCGATTCGTGGTGCTCGCAAAACACGATGCGGCGCTGAGTCTTTCCGCCAAGCTGCTTTCGAATTTCGCGGGGAAGATGAAGTTTGGTCTGCAACCAAGACGGCATGGCTCGCGAAAACGAGCGGTAACCACGTGGAGCGTAGGCCAGATAGGTTTCGAGCAGACGCTCGAACTTCAACAACGGTTTTTCATAGAAACCGACGTAATCGATATCAGAGACGCTGGCCCCAATCTCATTCAGACACCCTTCGAGCGCGAGCGACGGAAAGGCAGCATCATGCTTCTTCCGAGTGAATCGTTCTTCACTTGCGGCCGCCACCACCTTGCCGTCCTCCACCAGCGCCACCGCGGAGTCGTGGTAGAAGGCAGAGATTCCAAGGATAAGTGTCATCGCCACATTGTAGCTGGATACGCTTCATCGAGGGACTCCGCATCCAGGAGTAACAAGGCTCCCGCCCAAGACGCGACGTTGATGAACGAAGGCCCCTGCTTCTCGACACCAGCAAACGGCGGCATCGAGAGTCAGGATTCATTTTTCAGCCGCTGTGCCAGACAACTAGGAAGCGTGGCTTTCTAAACGGCGAGCGATCTCATCTTTCACCGCGTTGGCATCCGCGGGCAGGTGAGTGGCTGGGTTGGCAAGGTTGCAATCGATGCCCTCCAGCTTTGATTCGTGATAACCAACCTTAAAGTCCGTGAACTTCAACCCGTGAGCCGTGCTAATCACCACGGTCTTGTCTTGCGACTTGATCGTTCCACGATCGATCAGCTTCTTCAGCACCGCCAAAGCAACACCGGTATGCGGGCAGGTAAACATGCCGGTCAGGTCCGCTCGAGCACAAGCATCGGCCAATTCACCCTCGCTGGCTTGCTCCACAATCCCGTCGGTTTCTTTGACGGCCTTGACCGCTTTCGCGTAGCTGACCGGATCACCGATTCGAATCGCGTTGGCCAGCGTGTCTTGAGCGGTGACGCTGACCTTTTCTTTGAATCCCTGTTTGTAAGCCTCGTAGAACGGGTTGGCACGTTCGGCCTGAGCCGCGACCAAACGAGGCATCCGATTGATCAGCCCCAGATCCATCATCAACTGGAACCCTTTGTAGAGCGCACTGATATTCCCCAGGTTACCCACGGGAATGATGATCCAATCAGGCACTTCCCATTGAAACTGACGCACCATTTCGATGCCGACGGTCTTCTGACCTTCGATCCGCAGGCTGTTCATCGAGTTTGCCAGGTAGATCGAATTGTCCCTGGTGACTTCTTGCACGATTTTCATGCAACCATCGAAGTCGGTGTCCAGAGCCAACACGTGAGCCCCATTGGCGACCGGCTGAATCAACTGGGCCGTGCTGACTTTTCCCGCGGGCAAGAAGATGACCGCGGGGATTCCGGCATAAGCCGCGTAGGCCGCCAGTGCCGCGCTGGTGTCGCCCGTGCTCGCACATGCCACCGCTTTGACGCTGCTTCCCTGCGCCATCATTTGTTTAACGACGCTGACCAGCACCGTCATGCCCAAGTCCTTGAAGCTGCCCGTGTGGCTGTTGCCACACAATTTGATCCACAGATCGGGTACGCCGAGCTGGTCACCGAGACGCTCCGCCCAGAACAAGTTGGTGTTGCCCTCGAACATGCTGACGACATTCTCGTCGGCCAATGATGGCACCACCCATTCCCGCATTCCCCAAACACCGCTGCCGTACGGCCACTTGGAAGTGCTGGCACGCGAATCAAAGAGTTGCTGCCACTGGTAGGCGTTGCGTTTTTTCAGAGGTTCTCGCTCGTGATAGACCTCCAGCAGACTGCCGCAACTAGGGCAGGTGTAGATCACGTCGTAGATCGAGTGTTTGCCGCTGCAACCTGAAATGCAACGAAAATAGGTGGTTTGGTGATCCACGTTGGGCTGGGACTCGACGGCGAGTGACATGAGGAGATCCTGATGCGATGAAATGAGGGGCCGACATTATGGTCACAGCCCCGCAGCAGGCAAAGGGCGAACGCCTCATTCTCAGCGTTTGAGCCAACCGCTGAAAATGAATCACTTTCGCCCTCAAATCGCGTCGCCTTCACGATCGGTCGGGTGCCCGAATAAGCTGCCTGCTCAAGGGTAGTAATAGGGCCGACCAACGCCGTAATAACCAGGCGCGACATAGTAGGTCCCGGTCCCGAATCCGATCGTGCCTCCGGGCCCCACACGGAATCCAGTCCCACTGACCGATCCAGGTACGTATCCGTATCCATAGCTGCGATACCCGTATCCGCTGTAACCACCGTATCCGTAGGTCGGAATTCGATTCAAAACCCGGCGGGGAATCCGGTTGGTATAGGTGTATCCGCTGCCGGTGGAACGAGGCGTGACCGCGGGACGCTGCACCGTGTAGTTATTCTGCGGCAGCCCTCCTCGCTGAGAAATGATGCTGCTACCGCCACGATCAAATCCGTTGCTCTGAATTCCATATCGATAGCCCTGTGCCGAAGCATCCTGCGACAGAACCACGCTGGCAACGACTGCCACCGCGAGCCCGCCCACCCACGTGAATTTCGAGCTGAAACGCGGCCGCGTTTGTAGAAAAGTGTTCATTGCAAACCTCGACAAAAAGAGAAGAAACAGCAGACATGCCCGTCGCCGTACCGTTCGCCATTTTAGGCGTGACGACCACGACGGTCCTCTTAAGAAATGACCGCAACAACGCATTTCCCCGCCAATTGATACCGAACTCTCGCCTGAAAACCTGAAATCCAGACAGCCAATTTCCACGAAACGGCCGCTTCAACTGCAAGCAATCTCGATCGAGCGACTCTGCTAAACTGAGCGTTTCTCACGATCCATCGGATGAGCATCACCTGAGTCGACCGGGACACGGGCAGTGCGGAATCCCAAAATCGTGGCCAAGCGTTTAACAGACTTTTCCTCTTTTTCGATTGATCGGCATGGTTCGAATTTGGTTGGGATGCGTTGGTTTGATCTTGCTCGTTGGATGCAGCAAATCAAATTCCACTTCGGTGAGCACGGCTGAAGGTGGCGGCGATACCGCGGCGGAAGTGGTGGATGCCGACGGTTTCCCCAAACAATGCGGCAACTACACCGTGCTGGGAATCCTGACGGACAACCAAGACAATTCGAAAGCCAAAGAGAACGCCGAAACCACCTTGCTTCGACATCCCGACGTCGCGTGCATGGTCGGACTCTGGAGCCAGAACACGCCGATGATTTTGGCCGCTTTGCGAAGCAGCGACGCTCTGGGCAAGGTTCAGGTTGTTGGATTTGACGAACACCCCGACACTTTGGCGGGCATTCGAGAACAATCCGTTTATGGAACGGTGGTCCAACAACCTTACGCGTTTGGTTTCCGAAGTGTGCAATGGCTGACGACGCTCGCCACCGGAGGCCAGGTCGAAGTTCCCGACAGCGGAATGATCATCATCCCTCACCGATCCATCACCGCCGACAACGTCAGTGAATTCGCGGCCGACGTCGAGAAGATGAAATCGGGCGAAGGTCCGATCTTGTCGGGTGACGAAACGATCGACGGCAAAGGCATTCGCGTTGCTTACATCACGAACTCACTCGATCCGTTTTGGACTCTCGCCGATGCGGGCTGCAAACGAGCCGCCGAAACCTTTGGCTGCGAGGTCGACGTGCAAATGCCGTCCACTGGGACCATCGAAGAACAAAAACGATTCCTGGAATCCAACGTGGCCGCCAAAGTTGATGGAATTGCAATCAGCCCGATCGACCCCGAAAACCAAGTCGCCATGATCAACGAAGCTTGCCAGGCCACCACGGTGATCTGCCAAGACAGCGACGCCCCAGCATCCCGACGGGAATTTTATTTGGGCACCAGCAATTACCTCGCCGGACGCGCCGCGGGGAAACTGATCCAAGAAGCAATTCCCGAGGGAGGCGAGGTGATGTTGTTCGTTGGAAAAATGGAAGTGCTCAACGCCCAAGAGCGAAGCCAAGGGATCATGGACGAACTGGCGGGCAAACCCATTCCAGCCATTCTTCAAAACGCGAATTGACGCGTCGTTGTTTTGCCAAGGCGGGTACGACCGTTCGTCGGATCGATACAACCGTTGCGATCGGATCGGTCGCCGTGCAAGGGCCACTGTTTTGTTCAGCTCGGCCGGAGCCACACCACCCGAACGTTCGAAACGTGACGTAGGTTTGCTTAGCGAGCCAAAGTGTGTGGCTCATTGCGCCCAGCCAATCTCTTGAAGAGTTTGACCATGAACGCCATTCCTCCCGCGGTCCAGCAAGTCTTGCAGGCACGCCAGGACGCGACTCAGACGCAAATCGATGTCGCTTTGCTCGGACAGAATCTGGACGTGCAGAAGCAAACCGGCGATGCGATCGTCCAAATGATCAGCGAAGTCGTCGACGTTCAAAAGCAATTGGCCAGCGGCCACATTGACGTCCGAGTCTGAGGACGCGACATCGCGTTGAGCAAGAGGCTCCGCGATTCAGCAAGTCCCTTATCCAGCGGGACATTTCTTCAACCGCGAGCTCAGCGGCCTTCGCGAAGGCGATAGCCCAGGAAGTTATCGAGTTCCGCTTCTGCTTCGATCGCCTGAACCGTTCGCTCGATGTCATATTCGACTCGGCGGAACATCACTACATCCGGTTCAACAACGACGTAGCAACTTCGTGGATCACCGTCGCGCGGCTGCCCGACGCTGCCGACATTGATCATCAACTTCGCATTGGGGTCCGCCAACGAATAACCCGTTCCGGTATCGGCGGGCCGCACAAATCGCTGCTCCATCGTGAACACTCCCGGCACGTGCGTGTGCCCTTGGAAGCAAACTCGCGGCACGAGCGAAAACAGCTTCTCCATCTTCTTTGAGTTCTGGGCGTCTTCCGGAAAGACATATTCGTTCGTGGGCCCACGAGGTGAACCGTGCACGAACAACCAGTGATCCTCACGAACCGTTCGCGGCAACCCACACAGATACTCAACGCGTCGGCGACTGGCACCGGGGTCGTCACCGGGCTCTTCCAATTTGCTGCGGGTCCAAAAAATGGCCTGCTCGGCGGCCACATTGAATCCTTCCGGGTCAAATAGCGAACTGCTGTCGTGGTTGCCCAGCACGCAAAAATCAAACCCCATGACCGTGTCGAGACAAGCACATGGTTCCGGGCCGTAACCCACCACATCGCCCAAACACACGATGCGGTCAACTTTTTGCGTTTCGATATCGGCGAGGACGGCTTCCAGTGCGGACAGGTTGCCGTGAATGTCACTCAGAATGGCGGTACGTGTCACCCGATCAATGCCCTCGTTTCAAACGATCGCCCAAGGCATCGTCCAGATCGGGTTGTGCGTAGATTTTCTTGGCCGTTTGCTCGATGTCGTATTCCACTCGGCGATAGGTGACCGTCTTCTCGTCGGTATCGAGCACCACGTAGCATGAACGATTGTTTTCGTCGCGAGGCTGACCAACACTGCCGACGTTGAACATCAACTTCTGGTTGCCCAACCGAAAGACATGGTCACTCTCATCCGGCGTGATGAATTCACATTCGGTCGTGAACACGCCGGGAAGGTGAGTGTGCCCCATGAAGCAATACTGTTCGACTTTGCCGAACAGAATCTCCATTTTGCGGGCATCATAGACGTATTCCGGGAACACGTATTCGTTGGTTGGATCCCGGGGGGAACCGTGTACAAACTTGTAGTCGCCGTCGTTGAAGTAGCGTGGCAACTCGCCCAAGAAATCCCAACGAGCGTTCATCTGAGCCGGGCCACCTTTGCCGCTATCCAGCTCATCGCGAGTCCAATAAATCGCTCGCAACGCCATCGGATTGAACCCGTCAGGATCAAACAAGGCGGCTTGATCGTGGTTGCCAAGGATGGTGTGCTTGCAGCGACGCATCACCAGATCCAAGCACTCGCACGGGTTGGGGCCGTAGCCGATGATATCGCCCAGGCACACAACTTCCTGAACACCGACCGTGTCGATGTCTTCCAGAACCGCCTGCAGAGCTTCCAGGTTCCCGTGGATGTCGCTGATCAACGCTCGCTTCACAAAATTCCTCGGTCACCTCACCTGGATGCTGGCCTGAACAACGATCATTGTAGTCTGGACTAAATTTGCACGACAATCCCACGCAACCGCTTCCCTTCATTCTCTTCCAATGAATTCTCGCCCCGACGAATCTTCGCCATCCCGCGAGACCTCATCGCACCACAGCGCAGCTTTGGCCGGCGTCGGATTAGCACTCGAAGTCATCGGCCGCGAAGGCTCCGTCGCCCGAATTGAAAGCGGACGCATCACTCATGCGGAGAACCTACCGCCCGAAACGCGCGCGACCGCTTCGTTGACGCCGGCACTGCAACGACTGCTCGATCAACACAGCCATGGAAACGGAGAAAAGGCAGGCAAGAGCAGCGACGAGTCGCCGCCCGTGGACTTCGTCGCCGTGGCGAATGGCCCGGGTTCTTTCACGGGACTGCGGATCGCCGCAGCCACAGCCAAAACGCTGGCTTATGCCTGGGGCATCCCCGTCGTGACCATCGACTCGCTTTCCGTTTTGGCCAACGCGATCGAATCATCCGAACTGGAACCGGAAACCGCCCCCGAGTTGCTCGTTGGCTTGGATGCCTACCGCGGACAAACGTTCGCAGCTTCATTCCGGTTGACGCTGGCGAAATCGTCTCGCCCCATTTGGAAGTTGAACGGACCCATCGAACTTCTCAGCCGACCAGCCTGGCTGGACCGTCTGAAAGCGACTCCAACCAAAAGCCTGATCACCGGGGACGCTGTCAAAGAAGACCTTCCGATCGATCACCTGAAACATTTTCCACCGACCGAGATCTACGCCGAAACATTGGCTCGAATCGCCGAACCCAAGTTCCAGGCGGGCGATGTCACGGATCCCATGTCCGTTTTGCCGGAGTACTTTCGCCCCAGCGCCGCGGAAGAGAAAGCTTCCGCGAATCAAGCGACCAACCCATCGCCCACCAAACCGTGAAGCGTCACGTTGCCCGCTGGCAAGATTATCGAATCGCACTCATGTAGAAGCTGAACATTCGCTCGTCGTCGAATTCGGATTTGGCGACGGGGAACGCGAAGTCAAACGCCAAAGGTGCCGGCCCCAACATCGGAATTGCGACGCGGAAACCAAAACCAGGTGCGACTCGGAAATTGTCCGCATCGATTTCGATGTCTTGCTCCACCGTGCCAAAGTCCACAAAGGCGACTCCGCGAAATGCATCGTCTGCCGTCAGCGGGAACATGTACTCGACCGTGTTCAGCCATTGGAACCGACCACCGACTTCGACGCCGTTGATGACGGGACTGGCACCACGGAAATCGAAACCACGAATCGTTGAATAACCACCGGCGAAATAGTTTTCGAAGATAGGCGTTTCATCGCCGCTGAACCCGAGTTGAGTTCCAAACGACAAGGTTTGTTTTCCCGAACCATCCGCCCGCTCTCTCAGCAAGAAGTATTTGCGATACTCCGCTTCAAAAGTCGAGTAGTCGAAATCACCGAACGTTTGTTCGAAGCTCAATTCAAAGTAGTGGCCGCGACTGGGTTGCAGCGGACTATTGCGAGTGTCATGGATCAGCGACGCCATGCCCGAATACAGAGCGTTGTCGCCGACCACATCGTTCAGTTGCTGAACTGTATTCACGCGAGGATCGCTGATCTCGACATTTTGCCCGCTGAAGCCGACTGATACCGAAAGGTCAGGCGTCACACGATACCCAAAGCTGGCACGACCACCCAAGCGGTTCTCGTCCCAATCGTTGAAGTTTCGGTCGTAGAGAAAACCACTGAGCGACATGCTGATGGGCAAGTAACCCAACAAGTTCGGATCTGCGAACTGCAAGGTGTACCGTTGAAAGTCGCTACCGGGTGCCGCTTCCAATCGGAACGTTTGGCCGGCACCACGAAATGCGGTGCCGCTGAACATGTCGCTGAACGAACGCGGCCAACGACTGATGTCGAAGTTGCGTTCGTCAATGGTGATCTGGCCGGTGACACCGGCGTCGCTGTTGACGGCACCACCAAACATCAAACGTCCGGTGCGAGCCGGATAACCTTGGATGATCAAGTCCGCTTCACGAACCGTGGGCTGCGTGACAACTGGTGGAGCCAAATTGGGCGAAGACGGGAACGAATCCTGGAGCGGCCCGGACAACGTCCCTCCGCCTTGGTAGGTCGTGCCTCCGGAATAGGTCGGTGCCGCGTAGGGATTGGACGCACCTGGTTGTGCAGCACCGTAGCTGGGTTGTGCCGCACCGTAACCCGGTTGTGCCGCACCATAGCTAGGCTGAGCTTCACCGTAACTTTGCTGAGGAGCCCCGTAGGTGGGCTGAGTCCCATAGGCCGATTGACCGTAAGCGGATTGGCCGTAGGTACTGGCCCCAGCGGATCCTTGCAGCGATGGCGGGGCCGCGTAGGACGATGGCGGAGCTGGAGCCGGATAACTGGTTTGTGCGTTGGCGTCATTGACCGGTGAGATCACACCCTGCGAAAAAACCATGATTGTCGCAAGGAATGCAATCACGCCACGTCGTCTCGCGAAAGCTTCCGTTTTGGCAAACGGCGTGCTGGCGGAGATCAACGTCTGGGCCAATGACGGATTGTCGTTGACCGAGTCGGAGGCGTCTGATTCATTCGGTGGGGTCACAGCACGCATCCATGACATGAAGCGGAACTTGAATGGTCGGTGAAACGGGTTGGTCTTCGGGTTCATCGCAGCGATCCCTCCAACGGCTTCACAATGATGTCCGGGGGAGCAGCGATCGATGGGTTGGTTTCCAACAGGTTGCTACGTTCGATTCGGTTTCGCCCCGTTTCCAATTCGCGTCGATCAATGAGGTCGCCTTCTCGCAACTCCAGCAAGTTCAGCATGGTGGTCTCTTTCATCAAATGGGGTTCGCCATCGATTTCGACGCGGATGCTGCCAACCTTCCATTGATCGCCTTCGGTGATTTCGTAGACCAGATCCACAATCCCGCTCTCATCACGCATGATGGTCTTGGGATCGACTTCGGCGTAGATGAAGCCCAACTCGCCATAGCCATAAACGATCTCGCCGATATCTTTTCGCATTGCGGTGCCGCTGAAGACGTCTCCGGCCTTCAACTCCATTCTTCGCCGCAATGATTCTTCGGTGATGTATTCATTCCCAACGATTTGAACGTCGCCGATGCTGAAACGAGGTCCTTCGTTGACGACATAGACCACCGTCAACCATTTGCCGGTGTCGTCGTACTCGAAACGTCGTCCCACCGTGGCGGTCAAAAAGCCAAGGTTGTGGTAGTAGGATGCCAACACATCCACGTCGCCGTCGATCTTTTTGATGTCCGCGACGTTACCGAGATAGCTCATGAATCCGAGCATCGGACCCCGGCTTTGAATGACTTTCTTCAGCCGTGATTCGCTGACGATCGAACAACCTTCGATCTTGATGTCCGCGATGCGTTCTTTGGGGCCTTCATTGATTCGAAAGACCACCGCGTTGGCGTCGTCGGGCAAACCCACCGACGCCACGATGGATGCTTGGTTGAAACCTTCTTCGTGGTAGTAATCCATCAATCGACGCTTGCCGGTTTCGATGGAAAACTGGCTCAGCGGATCGCCATCATTGATTCCAGAACGCCCCGACAATTCGCGATCATTCATGCGATAGTTGCCGTGGTAAATCACTTGGGAAACCAGTGCTCGTTCACGCAAGTAGAACGTCACCAAGACGCCTTTTTGCGGGGCCGGGTTTGATCCGTTGGATTGCGTGTGCCGTTCTTCGATCTCGAACGTGACGTTGTCGAAGGATCCCATGTCGTTCAATCGACCGACATCGGACAACACCGTTTCTTCGCTGTAGAACCGACCTTTGCGAGTTTGCAGCTCAGCAAGAATGGTGGTCGTGCTGATGACTTGGTTGCCGATCACTCGAACGTCGGCCACGATCGCATCACCATCTTCACGACGCAGGGCCATGCCGTCGCGGTTGTGGATGTGGTCGCGAAATTTGGGTTTGGTTTCCGCTGCGGGAGCTTGAGCTTGTCCACCGCCCATACCGCCGCCACCGAATTGGGCATGCAGCGTCTTGGGTGAGCAGGCGATGGCCACGCAGCACACAAAACCCGCGATGAGACGGCCTTTTGCGAAGTTGCAGCAAGAGAGTCGAGACGGCATGAGCAGCCAGTTCCGTGGCACGAGAAACGAGTATCTCCCCGTCTCTACCAATGGTTCCTGGCGTGCCACAAGGCGAATACGCCCACTCGCATGAACTTCAATCAAGTTTGCAGGAAGAAATTTCGTCGTGAAACTGATTCGTGAATTTCACGACACAGCGGTGTGAAACTCATTCCGACAACGTCGCACCCTCAGTCCCGTTTCACGCCGCTCCGTGCTTCACCAGCTTGTCCTTGAAAGACTGGAAAAAGCTTCGGTCCTTCGCGTACTGATCCGGATCCATTTGATTCTTGAAATAGTCCAGATAGTCGATCCAGCCCTGAGCCTCATCGACGTACGAGTACCCTGGATCGGTCATCGGATTGACCCAATCAGGATCGCCGGGTTCACGTTGTCCCACGATCTGGCCGTCACCATTGGTGATGAAATTCGCCGTCAGCACCGGCAGCTTCATTCGCAATTCATAGATCGCCCGCTCACCC contains these protein-coding regions:
- a CDS encoding DUF5989 family protein; this encodes MTDNESPSESNSSDAFERESQQQEVGLVQEFFFFLRENKKWWLIPLLGSLLLVGVISIMATSGAAPFIYTLF
- a CDS encoding SxtJ family membrane protein encodes the protein MPLIDLSAAPSPSMRRWFGASLGLLLLIFAWLSRSLGVWPSALLVGCAVVTTSVYYALPATQEKIIRGWQWLTFPLAFLVGHLLFGAIYFVVLTPLAMALRVVGHDALRLRERHHASTWQDRKQDVAAEQYFKQF
- a CDS encoding carbamoyltransferase family protein, producing the protein MTLILGISAFYHDSAVALVEDGKVVAAASEERFTRKKHDAAFPSLALEGCLNEIGASVSDIDYVGFYEKPLLKFERLLETYLAYAPRGYRSFSRAMPSWLQTKLHLPREIRKQLGGKTQRRIVFCEHHESHAASAYYPSPFERAAVLTIDGVGEWATTSWGVGEGARLRLKQEIRFPHSLGLLYSAFTYFCGFRVNSGEYKLMGLAPYGEPKFAEVIRDRLVCQHEDGSYSLNMDFFTFPHTLRMTGAALERLLSVQRREPEAPVRQVDMDIAASIQLVTEELVLGLARYVHEQTKLHSLCLAGGVALNCVANGRLLREGPFDRIWVQPAAGDAGGALGVAWLIWHELLRNERAVNPSDAQRGTLLGPAIDEDEEIQQLKSQGAVVRSFDDPANLDREVAELLATGNVVGWVQGKMEFGPRSLGARSILGDPRDSEMQTTMNLKIKYRESFRPFAPSVLKEHASECFEVPEDVESPYMLFTFDVNPDRRKSTAEASGIERVKQVRSDLPAITHLDYSARVQTVSQQRHPRFHALLKAFHDRTGCPALINTSFNVRGEPIVRTAADAYRCFLATQMDALVVGNHLMLRSEQPTAAVESSQTYLSDLAPD
- the thrC gene encoding threonine synthase, with translation MSLAVESQPNVDHQTTYFRCISGCSGKHSIYDVIYTCPSCGSLLEVYHEREPLKKRNAYQWQQLFDSRASTSKWPYGSGVWGMREWVVPSLADENVVSMFEGNTNLFWAERLGDQLGVPDLWIKLCGNSHTGSFKDLGMTVLVSVVKQMMAQGSSVKAVACASTGDTSAALAAYAAYAGIPAVIFLPAGKVSTAQLIQPVANGAHVLALDTDFDGCMKIVQEVTRDNSIYLANSMNSLRIEGQKTVGIEMVRQFQWEVPDWIIIPVGNLGNISALYKGFQLMMDLGLINRMPRLVAAQAERANPFYEAYKQGFKEKVSVTAQDTLANAIRIGDPVSYAKAVKAVKETDGIVEQASEGELADACARADLTGMFTCPHTGVALAVLKKLIDRGTIKSQDKTVVISTAHGLKFTDFKVGYHESKLEGIDCNLANPATHLPADANAVKDEIARRLESHAS
- a CDS encoding substrate-binding domain-containing protein; amino-acid sequence: MVRIWLGCVGLILLVGCSKSNSTSVSTAEGGGDTAAEVVDADGFPKQCGNYTVLGILTDNQDNSKAKENAETTLLRHPDVACMVGLWSQNTPMILAALRSSDALGKVQVVGFDEHPDTLAGIREQSVYGTVVQQPYAFGFRSVQWLTTLATGGQVEVPDSGMIIIPHRSITADNVSEFAADVEKMKSGEGPILSGDETIDGKGIRVAYITNSLDPFWTLADAGCKRAAETFGCEVDVQMPSTGTIEEQKRFLESNVAAKVDGIAISPIDPENQVAMINEACQATTVICQDSDAPASRREFYLGTSNYLAGRAAGKLIQEAIPEGGEVMLFVGKMEVLNAQERSQGIMDELAGKPIPAILQNAN
- a CDS encoding metallophosphoesterase family protein yields the protein MTRTAILSDIHGNLSALEAVLADIETQKVDRIVCLGDVVGYGPEPCACLDTVMGFDFCVLGNHDSSSLFDPEGFNVAAEQAIFWTRSKLEEPGDDPGASRRRVEYLCGLPRTVREDHWLFVHGSPRGPTNEYVFPEDAQNSKKMEKLFSLVPRVCFQGHTHVPGVFTMEQRFVRPADTGTGYSLADPNAKLMINVGSVGQPRDGDPRSCYVVVEPDVVMFRRVEYDIERTVQAIEAEAELDNFLGYRLREGR
- a CDS encoding metallophosphoesterase family protein, which codes for MKRALISDIHGNLEALQAVLEDIDTVGVQEVVCLGDIIGYGPNPCECLDLVMRRCKHTILGNHDQAALFDPDGFNPMALRAIYWTRDELDSGKGGPAQMNARWDFLGELPRYFNDGDYKFVHGSPRDPTNEYVFPEYVYDARKMEILFGKVEQYCFMGHTHLPGVFTTECEFITPDESDHVFRLGNQKLMFNVGSVGQPRDENNRSCYVVLDTDEKTVTYRRVEYDIEQTAKKIYAQPDLDDALGDRLKRGH